In Littorina saxatilis isolate snail1 linkage group LG8, US_GU_Lsax_2.0, whole genome shotgun sequence, a single genomic region encodes these proteins:
- the LOC138973113 gene encoding uncharacterized protein isoform X1 has translation MLSHSATGTTIQSATTVVTLPTTSRDATTDSVTTPLRPTTIPTTATPSTDIWASTTQSSTTQLPTTQSPTTPSTATDSTTIPSTTSATTAIPTTTGPCTNSSTNATTRPKFDTLQEAYPTYEDYPRDALKLKEDMGLPNWLFENGRPNTCAIRMSKAFHDAGLGIDRSRVDKSKCDTKTAGVNGKGKEYIIRALFFRCYLRAIWGPPDICDVKGEDDVKGKKGILIFTGCEGFGQHIDLWDGESCSMGCAYFDRCSSVEFYELR, from the exons ATGTTATCCCATTCAGCAACAGGCACGACCATACAGTCTGCAACGACAGTTGTGACTCTCCCAACCACATCCAGAGACGCTACCACTGATTCGGTAACAACGCCACTGAGGCCAACTACCATACCGACAACAGCAACACCGTCAACAGACATTTGGGCATCAACCACCCAGTCATCTACCACCCAGTTACCTACCACCCAGTCCCCTACTACCCCGTCAACAGCCACTGATTCTACAACAATCCCGTCAACAACTTCTGCGACAACCGCTATTCCTACAACAACTGGTCCATGTACAAATTCGTCAACCAATGCAACCACTC GTCCAAAGTTCGACACTCTTCAGGAGGCATACCCAACGTATGAGGACTACCCAAGGGACGCCTTGAAACTAAAGGAAGACATGGGGCTACCCAACTGGCTTTTCGAGAATGGACGACCCAACACCTGTGCCATCCGCATGAGTAAAGCCTTCCACGATGCAg GTCTAGGAATCGATCGCAGCCGCGTAGACAAGTCGAAGTGTGACACCAAGACAGCTGGGGTGAACGGCAAGGGCAAGGAGTACATCATCAGGGCGCTCTTCTTCAGGTGTTACCTCAGGGCCATCTGGGGCCCGCCTGACATCTGTGACGTTAAGGGCGAGGATGACGTCAAA GGAAAGAAAGGCATACTGATCTTCACGGGATGTGAAGGCTTTGGTCAGCACATTGACCTGTGGGACGGTGAGAGTTGCTCCATGGGCTGTGCATACTTTGACCGCTGTAGCTCTGTGGAATTTTACGAGCTACGATGA
- the LOC138973113 gene encoding uncharacterized protein isoform X2: MQPLEAYPTYEDYPRDALKLKEDMGLPNWLFENGRPNTCAIRMSKAFHDAGLGIDRSRVDKSKCDTKTAGVNGKGKEYIIRALFFRCYLRAIWGPPDICDVKGEDDVKGKKGILIFTGCEGFGQHIDLWDGESCSMGCAYFDRCSSVEFYELR, encoded by the exons ATGCAACCACTC GAGGCATACCCAACGTATGAGGACTACCCAAGGGACGCCTTGAAACTAAAGGAAGACATGGGGCTACCCAACTGGCTTTTCGAGAATGGACGACCCAACACCTGTGCCATCCGCATGAGTAAAGCCTTCCACGATGCAg GTCTAGGAATCGATCGCAGCCGCGTAGACAAGTCGAAGTGTGACACCAAGACAGCTGGGGTGAACGGCAAGGGCAAGGAGTACATCATCAGGGCGCTCTTCTTCAGGTGTTACCTCAGGGCCATCTGGGGCCCGCCTGACATCTGTGACGTTAAGGGCGAGGATGACGTCAAA GGAAAGAAAGGCATACTGATCTTCACGGGATGTGAAGGCTTTGGTCAGCACATTGACCTGTGGGACGGTGAGAGTTGCTCCATGGGCTGTGCATACTTTGACCGCTGTAGCTCTGTGGAATTTTACGAGCTACGATGA